In Candidatus Margulisiibacteriota bacterium, the genomic stretch CCCCGCATTGAGGGCACTTGCTGACGTTAGGGGCGGTCATTACATAGTTGGAGGCCCGTCTTTTTCCCTGCCTTGAATTCGAATGTCGTTTCTTTGGTACTGGCATATTTACACTCCTTTACAATTATTATCGCATAGCGACTTGATCGGCAGAGAGAGCAGGATATTCTGACGGATCAATTCGTTTAGGTCGATAGTGTTATCCTTTTCGATCGGATAAACAAAATCACTTTCTTTCAGCTCGGTTTCTTTGCCAACGGACTGCTCCAGGTCTTGTCTGGCATAGGTTTCTGAAACCTCAAGGGTGATCGGCTGTTTAAAACTATTCAAACAACGCGAACATTCAAGTTCAGCCTCGGCCTGGATCGTTCCTTTTACCAGGACCGAGTTCCCGGTATTGGTCAGATGAAGCCGGACCAGGACCGGCTTCGTCAGGATAAGC encodes the following:
- the rpmF gene encoding 50S ribosomal protein L32; translated protein: MPVPKKRHSNSRQGKRRASNYVMTAPNVSKCPQCGAPALPHQACQACGSYKGKQVLKLKEKKKGKK
- a CDS encoding DUF177 domain-containing protein, translating into MKIELTELLRQVGNEGDVEDSEKLSFPEDGLILTKPVLVRLHLTNTGNSVLVKGTIQAEAELECSRCLNSFKQPITLEVSETYARQDLEQSVGKETELKESDFVYPIEKDNTIDLNELIRQNILLSLPIKSLCDNNCKGV